The DNA region GAGAAGTGGCCGGTGCTCCACTACGGCCCGGTGCCGCCGTTCAACCCGAAGACCTGGGAGTTCCGCGTGTTCGGGAACGTCATGAACGAGTTCAAGCTCAACTGGGAGGAATTCCAGAAGCTTGACCAGACCGCGGTCCAGGCGGACATGCACTGCGTCACGACCTGGTCGCGTCTCGATCAGAAATGGGAAGGCATCCCGTTCGCGAAGATCATCGACCTCGCGAAGCCGAAGTCCGACTCGAAGTTCGTCATCGCGCACTCGGAGTACGGCTTCACCGCGAACACGCCGCTCGAGTACTGCATGCGCGACGACTGCCTCATCGCGCTGCGCGCGAACGGCGCGCCGCTGACAGCGGAGCACGGCTCACCCGCGCGTCTTGTGGTGCCGCGCCTCTACGCGTGGAAGAGCGCGAAGTGGCTGCGCGGCATCGAGTTCTCAGACGTCGACAAGCCAGGTTTTTGGGAGCG from Candidatus Limnocylindria bacterium includes:
- a CDS encoding sulfite oxidase-like oxidoreductase, whose translation is MKFFTKKAELPPETAARVPPGQYLTEKWPVLHYGPVPPFNPKTWEFRVFGNVMNEFKLNWEEFQKLDQTAVQADMHCVTTWSRLDQKWEGIPFAKIIDLAKPKSDSKFVIAHSEYGFTANTPLEYCMRDDCLIALRANGAPLTAEHGSPARLVVPRLYAWKSAKWLRGIEFSDVDKPGFWERNGYHNTGDPWKEQRYWGDD